Within Epilithonimonas zeae, the genomic segment TGTTGTAGTATTATCTAATAATGATGGATGTGTGGTTTCCAGAAGTAACGAAGCAAAAGAACTTGGAGTTCCAATGGGCGCACCGGCTTTCAAATACAAAGAATTGTTCGCTGCAAACAATGTTAAAGTCTTTTCAGCGAAGTTTGAGCTTTATAATTATTGTAGTCAACAAGTTATGAAAATAGCGCAGGGTTACGTGATGAAGTACGAAGTTTATAGTATTGATGAGCTATTCTTGGATTTTCACGGTTTCAAATATTTTAACCTTAATGAATATTGCTGTAATATTAGAAAAGAGATAAAAGACCAGCTTAAATTACCCGTAAGCATCGGAATAGCTCCAACCAAAACATTGTGTAAAATAGCAAATCACATTGTGAAAAAGTACCCGGAAAAATATCCCGATGGTGTTTATATTATAGACAATCAAGAAAAAATTGATGATGCATTAAATAATCTAAAAATCGGAGACGTTTGGGGAATTGGCAGAAAACTGAGTGCAAAAATGATGGATAATGGCGTTTATAAAGCATCAGATTTATTAGAAAAACCCGAAATGTGGATTCGGAAAGTGATGGGAATCCACGGTGTGAGAATGATTAACGAACTGAAAGGAATTCCACAATTAGAATTGGACAAAGCTTCTCCCAAAAAATCAATTATGGTAAGTCGAAGTTTTATGCAGATGATTACCCAAAAAGAAGAATTGGCAGAGCGCATTGAAACTTTTGCCATCTATTGCGCAGAAAAACTAAGGAAACAAAATTCCTGTTGCAAAGTCATCAGTGTATTTATCCAAACTAATAGATTTCGAAAAGAACTGGGCGAATATAAGGACGGATTTTCAATTGTTTTACCAAATCCCAGCAGTTCGTCCATCATCTTGGCAAAGTATGCGCATTCTATACTTGAAGCGATTTACAAAGAAGGTTTTCATTATAAAAAGGCGGGTGTTATGGTTTCGGATTTTGTTCCGGATAATGAAAGACTGATTAATCTTTTCGAAAATGATATCGATTCCAAACATATCCCGATA encodes:
- a CDS encoding Y-family DNA polymerase; amino-acid sequence: MKFKNVIFNLNMYALLDCNNFFVSCERTLDNALENHPVVVLSNNDGCVVSRSNEAKELGVPMGAPAFKYKELFAANNVKVFSAKFELYNYCSQQVMKIAQGYVMKYEVYSIDELFLDFHGFKYFNLNEYCCNIRKEIKDQLKLPVSIGIAPTKTLCKIANHIVKKYPEKYPDGVYIIDNQEKIDDALNNLKIGDVWGIGRKLSAKMMDNGVYKASDLLEKPEMWIRKVMGIHGVRMINELKGIPQLELDKASPKKSIMVSRSFMQMITQKEELAERIETFAIYCAEKLRKQNSCCKVISVFIQTNRFRKELGEYKDGFSIVLPNPSSSSIILAKYAHSILEAIYKEGFHYKKAGVMVSDFVPDNERLINLFENDIDSKHIPIMKAIDKLNSKYGKDKIRLGGMSGESTYGRAILSPEYEEFLKNNTLPEANYRFQ